The following coding sequences lie in one Bacillus horti genomic window:
- a CDS encoding polysaccharide deacetylase family protein yields MMKQHRVWLIFLLTLSLLGLVACTSASPSEQDETILEEKETTIPEQEEAVSEPGEEGTEDTPVDEVATSPEEDDVVNEPAPRYAVHPSLYYIYEVSDEGDEKKEGEKLALLTFDDTPTGEATYDILDTLDRYDAKAIFFVNGHYAERNVDTLHEIKDRGHLIGNHTWWHIYIRKEDPETVRDEIVRLNDFLEQELGERPTYFRPPTIK; encoded by the coding sequence ATGATGAAGCAACACAGAGTATGGCTTATTTTTCTTTTAACACTAAGCTTATTGGGGCTTGTAGCCTGTACTTCAGCCTCTCCTTCAGAACAAGATGAGACGATCTTAGAGGAGAAGGAGACCACCATCCCTGAACAGGAAGAGGCTGTCTCTGAACCGGGCGAAGAAGGAACGGAGGATACGCCAGTGGACGAAGTAGCTACTTCACCTGAGGAAGATGATGTTGTGAATGAACCTGCGCCTAGATATGCCGTCCATCCTAGTCTATACTATATCTACGAGGTTAGTGACGAGGGGGATGAGAAAAAAGAAGGAGAAAAGCTTGCCCTTCTTACTTTTGACGACACTCCAACGGGTGAAGCTACATATGACATTCTCGATACACTTGATCGCTATGACGCTAAGGCTATCTTTTTCGTTAATGGACACTATGCTGAACGAAATGTGGACACTTTACACGAAATAAAGGATCGAGGTCATTTGATCGGAAATCATACGTGGTGGCATATCTATATTCGAAAAGAAGACCCTGAGACGGTACGGGATGAAATTGTACGGCTTAACGACTTCCTTGAACAAGAGCTAGGAGAAAGACCGACATATTTCCGTCCTCCCACTATAAAGTAA
- a CDS encoding Glu/Leu/Phe/Val family dehydrogenase codes for MGDKTEEPKQTNENLNVLVSTQAVIQEALNKLGYPEEVYELMKEPLRMLTVRIPVRMDDGSVKIFTGYRAQHNDAVGPTKGGIRFHPNVTEEEVKALSIWMSLKSGIVDLPYGGGKGGIVCDPREMSFRELERLSRGYVRAISQLVGPTKDIPAPDVFTNSQIMAWMMDEYSRIREFDSPGFITGKPIVLGGSHGRESATAKGVTICIREAAKKKGIELEGARVVIQGFGNAGSFLAKFMHDAGANVIGISDAYGALHDPDGLDIEYLLDRRDSFGTVTKLFKDTITNEQLLELDCDILVPAAIENQITAKNAHNIKAQIIVEAANGPTTMEATKILSERGILLVPDVLASAGGVTVSYFEWVQNNQGYYWSEEEVERKLEEIMVRSFENVYQTSHVRQVNMRLSAYMVGVRKLAEASRFRGWV; via the coding sequence ATGGGAGACAAAACGGAAGAACCTAAGCAAACTAATGAGAATCTAAATGTATTAGTATCTACGCAAGCGGTTATTCAAGAAGCGCTGAACAAATTAGGTTATCCAGAAGAAGTTTATGAGTTAATGAAGGAACCATTAAGGATGCTGACGGTTCGTATTCCAGTACGAATGGATGATGGATCAGTTAAAATATTTACAGGGTACAGAGCCCAGCATAATGACGCTGTAGGTCCAACAAAGGGTGGAATAAGATTTCATCCAAATGTGACGGAAGAAGAAGTGAAAGCGCTATCAATTTGGATGAGCTTGAAATCAGGAATTGTTGATTTGCCTTATGGTGGAGGGAAAGGTGGGATTGTTTGTGATCCTAGAGAAATGTCCTTCCGTGAATTAGAGCGCCTGAGCCGAGGATATGTTCGTGCAATAAGCCAGTTGGTTGGTCCAACTAAGGATATTCCAGCTCCTGACGTCTTCACGAATTCTCAGATCATGGCTTGGATGATGGATGAATATAGCCGAATCAGAGAGTTTGATTCCCCTGGTTTTATTACAGGTAAGCCTATTGTGTTAGGGGGGTCGCATGGACGTGAGTCTGCTACCGCTAAAGGGGTTACCATTTGTATTAGGGAAGCAGCTAAGAAAAAAGGAATTGAGCTTGAAGGAGCAAGAGTAGTTATTCAGGGCTTTGGTAATGCGGGCAGCTTCTTAGCCAAATTTATGCATGATGCGGGAGCAAATGTCATTGGGATTTCTGATGCATATGGGGCTTTGCATGATCCAGATGGTTTGGACATCGAATACTTACTTGATCGACGCGATTCCTTCGGTACAGTAACAAAGCTGTTTAAAGACACGATCACAAATGAACAGCTCCTTGAGCTTGATTGCGATATTTTAGTTCCAGCAGCCATTGAAAATCAAATCACAGCTAAAAATGCCCATAACATTAAAGCACAGATAATCGTTGAAGCAGCTAATGGTCCAACAACGATGGAAGCAACAAAGATTTTATCGGAAAGAGGCATTCTTTTAGTTCCTGACGTTTTAGCCAGTGCTGGAGGAGTTACCGTTTCTTATTTCGAATGGGTGCAAAATAATCAAGGCTATTACTGGTCTGAAGAAGAGGTTGAGCGCAAGCTAGAGGAAATCATGGTACGTTCATTTGAAAACGTGTATCAGACAAGTCATGTACGTCAAGTCAATATGAGGCTTTCAGCGTATATGGTTGGTGTTCGTAAGCTTGCTGAAGCGTCTCGCTTCAGAGGCTGGGTATAA
- a CDS encoding genetic competence negative regulator — protein sequence MRLERLNQDKIRIFLTFDDLVERGINKEDIWHDIPKVHELFNDMMDQAYQELDFEVSGPVAVEVFNLPAQGMVVIVTRGKGSYDPRQEDDKENDTEDQLDDEFYELEVTLDECDDVLFSFKELDDVIHVCHKLLPFVEGEGKLYTYNNRYYLLFEDVSLEESVYELMIALLSEFGEPSMTSRYILDEYASVVVEQEAVKTICKHFKP from the coding sequence ATGAGACTTGAACGCCTTAATCAGGATAAGATTAGAATTTTTCTAACGTTTGATGACTTAGTAGAGCGTGGTATTAACAAGGAGGATATTTGGCACGATATTCCGAAGGTACATGAACTTTTTAATGATATGATGGATCAGGCGTATCAGGAGCTGGACTTTGAAGTTTCTGGTCCAGTTGCTGTGGAAGTATTTAATTTACCAGCTCAAGGGATGGTTGTCATCGTTACTCGTGGCAAGGGATCATATGACCCAAGGCAGGAAGATGATAAAGAGAACGATACAGAGGATCAGCTTGATGATGAATTTTATGAGCTTGAGGTCACATTAGATGAGTGTGATGATGTATTGTTTTCTTTTAAGGAGCTAGACGACGTTATTCATGTATGTCACAAGCTACTTCCTTTCGTAGAAGGAGAAGGTAAGCTGTATACGTATAATAATCGCTACTATCTATTGTTTGAGGATGTCTCTTTAGAGGAATCGGTCTATGAGCTAATGATTGCTCTATTATCCGAATTTGGAGAGCCGTCCATGACAAGTCGGTATATATTAGACGAATATGCTTCTGTTGTTGTCGAGCAAGAGGCTGTAAAGACAATATGTAAGCACTTTAAGCCATAA